From the Melioribacteraceae bacterium 4301-Me genome, the window ATCAAAGGAGGCATACTTATCCACTGCCTCCTTATTCGACAGTAATTGGCTTTCTGATAAATGTGCTTGGTATTTGGAATCAAGAAGATAATTTCTATAAAGAGGGGATTAGAAAACTAAAAATATCACTTGCAGGAAAATTTGACAGCAAGATAACCGAATACATTTGGTTCAGGAATATGAGCAAGAAGGCTCATATTGGTAGATTTAGTTATGTTGAAAATAGAGAAAACAATGGAACTATTGAACATCCCGGCGGGCAATCTCCGATGAGGATTGATGTGTTAAACGATGTTCATTTGCTAATATATTTAGGACACAAAGACATTGATGTGCTGAAAAGAATAAGCGAAGAAATTTCTAATCCTATAAATAGATTGGAAATCCTTCATCTCGGCCGTGCCGAAGACTGGATTATTTTAGAAGAAGAACCAAAGTTGCTTGAAGATTCACAATTAGCTTACGAACAACACGGCGGTAACTTTAAACATTTTTTCTGGATACCTCAGAATTTTTATGTCCTCGAAAATGAAAGTTGGAAACTAGTTAGTAATGATAGCTTCGAAGGATTGTTATATAATCTACCAACTTTCAGCTCAATAGAAGGTTATGAAGAAAATTTTAACCGGCACGGGAAAAGAACTTTTGAGTATGTACGAACTAAATTAAATGACGGATTAATTATTGGTCAAAAACTGATGATTGATAAAGAATTAAACCTACCAATTTTTTTAGGTGATCTAAATGGCAGAAACTAATTATAAAATTTGGGCTAAAAGTCCATCGGGAGATAGTGAAAAAGGAATATCGCTTTATCAACATATAAAAGATATTCTTAACAATCTTGATAAACTAAAGAAATTCATAAATAATGATAAATTATATGAGCTAATCAAAATATCCGTGTTGCTGCACGATTTAGGTAAGGCATTGCCTTATTTTCAAATCAGAAGTGTTGGTAATAAAAACTATAAACCATTTAATGTATCGTCAAACATCCCACATTCAATCTTTTCATTGTTTTTAATCAATAAAAAGAAATTGAAGGAATTAATTAATGAGTTAGTTCAGCAAAAAGCAGATGAGTATACTCAATTCGTTTT encodes:
- the cas5b gene encoding type I-B CRISPR-associated protein Cas5b, whose product is MHLLRIKIYQPNAHYRLPFAYQRRHTYPLPPYSTVIGFLINVLGIWNQEDNFYKEGIRKLKISLAGKFDSKITEYIWFRNMSKKAHIGRFSYVENRENNGTIEHPGGQSPMRIDVLNDVHLLIYLGHKDIDVLKRISEEISNPINRLEILHLGRAEDWIILEEEPKLLEDSQLAYEQHGGNFKHFFWIPQNFYVLENESWKLVSNDSFEGLLYNLPTFSSIEGYEENFNRHGKRTFEYVRTKLNDGLIIGQKLMIDKELNLPIFLGDLNGRN